DNA sequence from the Methylomonas albis genome:
GATCTTTACATTTTTCTAACAAGCTACGGCTCTTTCTAAATAACACATGGCAAGAGATACAGGTATTGGTGATAGTGTCTAATGTCGCTGGAATCGCCCGTAATTGGTTTTGGTCAGCCAAATCTTGCATTTGTACCGCACTGACGCGCAGTTTGTCCGCCAATGCGAGAAAGGTGGTTTGCTCGTCCTGTTTCAGATTGAGAGTGGGCAGGGTTTGCACAATTGATTTCTCGCTAGCCGCCAACTCCTGGGCAATCCTGGCGATTTCCGCTGATTTTAACTCGCGTTGCTCTCCCAAATTAATTTCGCTGCTTAGTTGGGCGTAAACCAGTTCGTTGATTTGCTGCATCACTTGCTGCAGGTGATTGTTTTGAATCGCATGCATGGCCGGTTCGCCGGTTTCCGGCGGCTCGGGGATTTTGGCGCTTTTCGTCAAGACCGGGCGGGTGCCGGACGGTTGCTGCGCGACCTCCGGCTCCAGCCTTGATTCCGTGGAGCAAGCCATGAGATTGAAAATGATCATAAAAAAAATGATGATGCGGCTCATGTCAGTTGCCTGCTCAGAAATATTTGATTCTGCCGATTCAATTGAAGCTTCGGCATTTTGTGATGGCACAAACCAGTCTAGTTGTGGCGGAGATAACTGGGATTATTATATACGCTTGATAATTGTCGAATTAGAAATTGACAAACACCGATGCCATGCCCAAATGCCGCATGGTAGCCGCGCTGTGATTGGCGTTTTCGACATATTGGTTCATATAACCCAGTTCGGTTCTAACATTTTTGTTGAAGCTCCAGCCAAAGCCGGCAAACGCCCGGTTTTGGTCAAAACCTGACTTGCCGCCAAAGGTGGTGGAATTGACCCGGTAAAAAGCTTCGTCCCAGGCGATTAGGCTCAAGCGTGGTTCGAACTCCAAAGGATGCATGAATTTGATCATTTGGCGAGGGCGTTCACGCAACTGGTCGCCGTTCAGAAAGTTGGTTTCCCACATGGTGCGGAATGTAAAAGTGCCTATCTCCGTGGGCAACACGTAGCGAAACGCCGGCCAAATGTCTTGTTGGGAGACATAAGATTTGCCGATGTTTTGGGTAGGCAACCAGGTGTAACCGGCCCAGATTGTGGCGCGGTCGCTCAAGGAATAGCCCACGGCGGTGCGGACCATGCCTTGATACCAGTGGCTCCAGTCACGATCAAAACGCGACTGGCCTTCCACCCAGATGCGGCCATTTTTCAAGCTTGGATCGATGACGCTCATGCTGCCTTCGGCAACGGCTTGCAGCCAGGCCCCGGAGTCTTCTGTCAGATCGTCGGCCGATGCGGCGCATGAAATGGCTGTCAGCGATACCAAGGTAAGCAACTGCAGAAAAGAGAGTTTTTGAGTTAGCGGGTACATAAAGTTCCTCCGGATAAAAACTATGCGGCTATAGAACCATCGCCATTTTGGTAGGGCGATGATCTGCTTTGGTTGTATGTTTTTTAGTGCAACGAATTAAAACAAGTTGCGACAGGCTGGCAGATTCGCCGCCGTCAATAACCCTCGACGGCGGGAATTGCGTTTAACTTAAAGAACGATTTTGCGTCTTGCCGCGAGATGGTGGTCCGAATAACTTTCGTGATCGTCCAAGCCGACAATCTCGCAACGGCCGCCGGCATGGTTATATTCATCGGTAAAATGATGAATGAATTCCATCACCGTATGGTCGATCAACTCAGCTTCGGTAAGGTCGAAAAACACGGTTTTGCGTTCAGGAAAATCGGCCAGCAAGCTTTTCAGTGTGATGAAGTTGGAAAATACCGCCGCGCCGGATACCGCGATGTGGTAGGTGTCGGCATTGGTTTTGTGTACATGAAAAGCCATCGAAAAAGCGTTACGCAGCTTCAGGCCGCGGCTGACATGAATCGCCAGTTCGGCCACGATGCCGATTGCCACGCCTATCAATAGGTCAGTCGCCAATACACCGAGGATGGTGATCACGAACACCGCGAAATTGTCGACGCCTACCGCCAAGGTTTTCGCAAACTCTTTAGGCGAGGCCAGTCGGAAGCCGGTAAAGACCAATAATGCCGCCAAAGCCGCCAACGGAATTTCATGGATCAGCTTGGGAAACAGCGCGACGAAGATAAGTAAAAATACGCCGTGAAAGAAGTTGGACCAGCCGGTTTTCGCGCCGTTATTGACGTTAGCGGAGCTACGGACGATCTCGGCGATCATCGGTAAGCCGCCTATCATGCCGGAGACCAAATTGCCGATCCCAACCGCAGTCAAGTCGCGGTTGAGGTTGGAGTTGCGTTTGTACGGGTCAAGCTTATCGACCGCCGATGCGCTCAACAAACTTTCCAGGCTGCCTACCAGCCATATCGTAATGACCGAAGTCCAGAACTCCACAGTGGCAATTTTGGAAAAGTCTGGAAAATAAAAGCCGGAGAGAAAGTTTTCCGGGACGGCCACCAAAAAGGCCGGCCCCACCGTAAATACGTGATGGGCTAATATCGGTTCATCCTGCAAGAACATGTATTCATGAATATGATCCAGGTCGAAATACTGACCCAGACCCAGGCCTATCAATACCACCAATAAGGGAGCTGGGATCATTTTTAAGGTGGGGTTTTTGATCATTGTCCAGATAATCAACAATGCCAAGCCCAGTATGCCGATCAGGGTCACTTCCGGATTGAACTCCATGATGGAGTGCGGAATCTCGGCGATAGTGCCTAGCAGCGATTTGGCAGCCGGTTTCACGCCAAGCAGGGTATGAATTTGCTTGGCCATGATGATAATACCGATGGCTGCCAGCATGCCATGTACGACTGATGACGGGAAGAATGCGCTGAGTTTGCCGGCCTTGAAAACGCCCAGCAGCACTTGCAAGACGCTGGCAATCACAATGGCTGCTAGTGTGTATCGATAACCGGCCATCGCATCACCTTCGCCGAGCGCTTGCACCGCATCGACGATCACCACGATCAAGCCGGCCGCTGGGCCATTGATCGTGACAAATGAACCACTGATTCTGGAAACCACCACGCCGCCGATAATGGCGGAGATGATGCCGGACATGGGCGGGAAGCCCGATGCCATGGCGATGCCGAGACACAGCGGCAAGGCAATCAAGAACACTAAAAAACCGGATAGCAGGTCGCTACGCCAGTTTTCAATTAAACCGGGTAGCCCGGTCTTGGGCAAGGTGGCCGAAGG
Encoded proteins:
- a CDS encoding DUF2490 domain-containing protein, with translation MYPLTQKLSFLQLLTLVSLTAISCAASADDLTEDSGAWLQAVAEGSMSVIDPSLKNGRIWVEGQSRFDRDWSHWYQGMVRTAVGYSLSDRATIWAGYTWLPTQNIGKSYVSQQDIWPAFRYVLPTEIGTFTFRTMWETNFLNGDQLRERPRQMIKFMHPLEFEPRLSLIAWDEAFYRVNSTTFGGKSGFDQNRAFAGFGWSFNKNVRTELGYMNQYVENANHSAATMRHLGMASVFVNF
- a CDS encoding SulP family inorganic anion transporter: MTTSPSATLPKTGLPGLIENWRSDLLSGFLVFLIALPLCLGIAMASGFPPMSGIISAIIGGVVVSRISGSFVTINGPAAGLIVVIVDAVQALGEGDAMAGYRYTLAAIVIASVLQVLLGVFKAGKLSAFFPSSVVHGMLAAIGIIIMAKQIHTLLGVKPAAKSLLGTIAEIPHSIMEFNPEVTLIGILGLALLIIWTMIKNPTLKMIPAPLLVVLIGLGLGQYFDLDHIHEYMFLQDEPILAHHVFTVGPAFLVAVPENFLSGFYFPDFSKIATVEFWTSVITIWLVGSLESLLSASAVDKLDPYKRNSNLNRDLTAVGIGNLVSGMIGGLPMIAEIVRSSANVNNGAKTGWSNFFHGVFLLIFVALFPKLIHEIPLAALAALLVFTGFRLASPKEFAKTLAVGVDNFAVFVITILGVLATDLLIGVAIGIVAELAIHVSRGLKLRNAFSMAFHVHKTNADTYHIAVSGAAVFSNFITLKSLLADFPERKTVFFDLTEAELIDHTVMEFIHHFTDEYNHAGGRCEIVGLDDHESYSDHHLAARRKIVL